The genomic interval CTGAATATGCTTGATATACAGGATCAGAAAAATTCAATGAATTAGTAGTGATTTTGTTTAGCTCATGACTTATTGTTACATTGTTAGCAGAGAGACTAAACACATAATTGTCATCTAATAGTAACACAGCAGTACTAGTACTAATCAAAAAAATCATGATAAACGATACTTTGGTTTCCATGTAGATAGATAGCAATGGGTGATAGTATATAAAAATTCTTTTGAATTTGATAGCCAAGATTATTATGCTTGACATTGATACCAGGTCTTTGATTTCCTATCTGTCAACTAAACCTCATAGAAATTGATATGTACTCTCAAGAGAACCGGAAAATTATGAAAAACTGGATGCTATTAGATATAATTTCTGCATGAATATTGGTGCGTACTGGATTCTAAATTACAACATGCTGAATTATCAGCCCAATCATCAACATCTATTACATCAAATAGTAGTATCAATTCTTCCTCGGTATTTTTGAAAACATATCTAGCAAAATTGTTGAGATAGCTCTGACCTAACTATTTTTTATACATCAATAGGAGTTGTGCTGAGGACTCTTGCATCTAGAAATTTATGAACAATAAAAAGAGACTCCTAGGAGAGTTAAAACCAAAAAGACCTTCGCTTAGTGTGAAATGATGAGCGAGATACTTGACTATATAGCAATTACCATGTGTGTACCTTAAGAATGTAGTTGTAATTAACAATTTTGTGTTGGCAATTAGTAATCCTTAATTTATAGAAATAATAAAATATCTATTGCTTTAGCATTGAATAACTTGATAATTATTTCAATTTTTGGTTTTTGTCTTTTGTTTTGCAGTATAACTCTTTTGCCAAATGTTAATTCAGAATTGCAGACAACAAAATACAGAAATATTGTATTGGATTTGGGAGACGGATTAGAAACCAATGCAAGATTAAATTTACCAGCAGTTGGTATTGGTCCTTTTCCAGGAGTTCTATTAGTACCTGGATCGGGGACTACAGATATGAATGAAACGGCAGGATACCTTCGTCTAGATAATGAAACAGGTTCGCTTGTCTATCCATCTGCAAGACCATTCTTTGACATTGCGCAATATCTTTCCGAAAGAGGTTACGCAGTCTTACAATACGATAAAAGAGGATTTGGAGCTAATATGACCATTTTAGACAATAATGTATGGGGCAACATCACTGTAGACCTCTTGGTACAAGACGCTCAGAAAGCGTTTGACCTTCTCACAAAGCAACCAGAGGTTGATTCGGACAGGATCTCTGTAATTGGACATAGCGAAGGTACAACTGTAGTCCCAAGGATTGCGATTAACAATTCTGATAAGGTTGTCAACATCGTACTTATGGGAACATTGGCCCAGAACCTGGAAGAAATAGGCAATTATCAAATATTGGTTCCCGTAACTTACGCCCATGAGGTTCTAGACCAAGATAACGACGGATTTATAATGATAAAAGAAGCGTCAAAAGATCCTGTATTCACATCTCTGGTCGGAGACCTTTCATTCCTCCTAACCCAATATAATACCTCTTTGAATGAAACAACAGAAAGGATTGATCCCCAATATGATGTAAACAATGATACCTTCATCAGTATTGAAAATGAACTCAAACCTAGATTGTTAGAAAAGCTCGAATCATATTCAGTAGTTACAACTGGAGAGAAGTGTAACGCATTAGTAGCTCCATGTCCGATATGGTTAAATTCTCATTTTGCTTTGGCACCTAATTTAGAGATTATCGGTAATGTCCCAACCAACGTATCCATTCTAATCTTACAAGGTGAGAATGATGCAGACACTCCAATTCAACAAGCGTTTCTTTTACAACAAAAACTCACGGAACTCAAACATCCTGATCATTCATTGATAACATATCAAGACCTCGGTCATTTGTTTTATCCTTCATCCAAATGGGTAACTGCAATTGGCGGTCCAATTGAACGAGAGGTTCTAGAAGACCTTTTCCAATGGATTTCAGACCCTCTGAGAGATCTAAGGTGATCTACCAACAGACATAACATATTAGTTGGTAGATAGTCGATATTTGAACATCTAATTGTTTAACTTGTCCGGATTTATGGACAAGAAATAATATCGCTTTCATACAAAGGTTCATTTGAATATTCTTAAACCCCATTCCTCCCCTCTACCCTCTTTTTTTTACAGAAGCTTGCAAGTTTAAAAATCAAGCATTCATTTCACGGTGATAAGAAAGGGTAAATAAAAATCTGGGACTTAAGTGGCGGTAGTCATCCTTTTGGACCTCATAGCCACTATTGATCTAAAGCTGGTATATATCAAAGCAACTTGCAGGACATATCCGCCAACAATTAAGACAATTGCATTTAGTGGTTTAGAAAAGGTCATCATCAGATTTACATGTGGAGGAGCTAGGCTATTGCCAATGATAACAAAAACGGCCAATGGGATGCAAGCATACAATGCATTGTTGTATCCCCTCCATATCAAAACAGATAGTGCGACAAATGATAATTCTAAAAGAATAGCCCTATCTATAAAGTTGGGGTTACCAAATGGGATGGCTACTAAACCTGTTGCAACGATAAAGATCAAAACAATCAATGTTGCGCGAACATATAAGTTCATCAGATTCGATTATTCACCCCATAAAAATATAAAAAGTTTTTAGCAGATCACTCTGTTTTCGGAGCTGACAATGATGATAGAGGCAAATGTAATGGTTATTGCAAGTAAATTAATCTAAGGATGTATAACGCAATGTATTTGCATGACTAACCAAACCAAATATTAACATCTCATTGACTCCAAATGAACAACAGAATTGAAAGATTGTGTCTAGCTCATAGTTTATAGTTTTACCTAGATCATCAAGGATTGATGAGATCCGAGAAAAATTTTGATACCCCATCAAATAAGGTAAATGATGCGGGATTACCTGTGGTACTTTGACTGCTTGATGAATCGCTGGTTTCATTTACGGATCTAGACAATTGATTTGAACTATCCCCATCACAAATTGTATTTATTTCATCGATACTTTTATCGCTTGATATGAAACACAATTCAGCTAAAGCTTGACTAGTTCCAATTGAATTTTGAAGACTACATATGTTTAATGCTTGTTGAAAATTTATTCCAACTAAAGACTTATTTTCATTAATTAACTGACAAATTAACACATCTCCGGAAACTGAATTCGGTTGTTGTTCAGATTGACCAAACACGAGAGGTCCATTATAGGAAGCAAATAATATCAAAGGAAAGACAATAAAAAGTATTGATACAATGTTTTTCCAATTTGTAGATTGTTCAAAAATTCCAATTTTAAATTGTAGGATTGATTTCTGCATATTTATTGAGATGTTTTATGCTCTCAATATAAGTATTATTCTGATTTTACATAACGATAAATAACACCTATAGTATTTCTAGCTAGTTTCGTTGAATTTCAGAATATCTTGGGATTGAAGATAAAATTTAATTCTTCACTATCTAGTTCTCAGTGCAGTAGACAAAGAATCACACTTAAATTTTGGATCTAGTAGGAAAGAACTTTCAACCAGGTAATGCTCAGGAGGCTAGGTACTTGGTCTCCAAATAATTAATAAAGTAATCCGGGTTGTAACCTTCATTCAGGCTATTTTCAAGAAGCACTTTGGGGGCATAAGCAGATCCATACTGATGTATTTTTAATCGCAGCCACTGCCTGATTGGATCAAAATTACCCTTCTGGATGTCTTCCTCATAACCCTCCATGTCTTTGCGCATCTTTGAAGCAATGATCGCTGAAACTAAATTTCCCAGAGTATATGTAGGGAAATAGCCAAAGAGGCCACTGCTCCAATGTGTATCTTGAAGCACCCCCAATGCATCTGTAGTGGGTCTCACACCAAGCAATTGCTCCATTCTATCGTTCCAAAATTCAGGAATTTCAGAAACATTGAGATCATCTTCAAATATTTTCTTTTCAATCTCATATCTTATTACTATATGTAAATTGTAAGTAACTTCATCAGCATCAACCCGTATATAATCAGCTTTGACATTATTGAAGTAAAGGTACAATTCATCGTCTGTAGTTTGATTTGCAAAATGCACTTGTTTTCTAATTAATGGTGATATCAATTGAACAAAAGGTAAACTTCTACATACAATGTTTTCCCAGAACCTTGACTGAGATTCATGGAGTCCAAGGGAAGATCCACCCTCAATTGGAGTGAGTGATAAGGATTGATCACATTGAAGATTATACAAAGCATGACCTGCTTCATGAATGGTACTAAATATCGACTTTTTGAAATCTATTCCTTCATATCTAGTCGTTATTCTGACATCGTTGAGTCCCATAGTCTCGGTAAAAGGA from Candidatus Nitrosocosmicus hydrocola carries:
- a CDS encoding alpha/beta hydrolase family protein — translated: MPNVNSELQTTKYRNIVLDLGDGLETNARLNLPAVGIGPFPGVLLVPGSGTTDMNETAGYLRLDNETGSLVYPSARPFFDIAQYLSERGYAVLQYDKRGFGANMTILDNNVWGNITVDLLVQDAQKAFDLLTKQPEVDSDRISVIGHSEGTTVVPRIAINNSDKVVNIVLMGTLAQNLEEIGNYQILVPVTYAHEVLDQDNDGFIMIKEASKDPVFTSLVGDLSFLLTQYNTSLNETTERIDPQYDVNNDTFISIENELKPRLLEKLESYSVVTTGEKCNALVAPCPIWLNSHFALAPNLEIIGNVPTNVSILILQGENDADTPIQQAFLLQQKLTELKHPDHSLITYQDLGHLFYPSSKWVTAIGGPIEREVLEDLFQWISDPLRDLR
- a CDS encoding carboxypeptidase M32, whose amino-acid sequence is MRCENPVMNQILNDYKPMWSIKHAVSLMGWDFETFMPREGTEERGVADSQLHMLHKDLLLNKDFIGLVESAKKQDNLGDYEKGIIRVLDKEITKQIKIPKELTEAESLARIRGNMAWREARAKSDFKMYEPHLKKMIEIKKEIAAKWGYDKHPYDALLDTFEEQLTVDDLDKIFGVLTPRIQNLLKKLVDSKSPFCKENPLGTSKYDIKKVNELNHDILNLLQYDMNRFRMDTSTHPFTETMGLNDVRITTRYEGIDFKKSIFSTIHEAGHALYNLQCDQSLSLTPIEGGSSLGLHESQSRFWENIVCRSLPFVQLISPLIRKQVHFANQTTDDELYLYFNNVKADYIRVDADEVTYNLHIVIRYEIEKKIFEDDLNVSEIPEFWNDRMEQLLGVRPTTDALGVLQDTHWSSGLFGYFPTYTLGNLVSAIIASKMRKDMEGYEEDIQKGNFDPIRQWLRLKIHQYGSAYAPKVLLENSLNEGYNPDYFINYLETKYLAS